A window from Electrophorus electricus isolate fEleEle1 chromosome 7, fEleEle1.pri, whole genome shotgun sequence encodes these proteins:
- the LOC113586718 gene encoding uncharacterized protein LOC113586718: MAGIWRCTALCLLMLHTGTVPHGQLALYVQEQASVQFVIPKQERQFLILDWIHRAEHVVVSYNHKHKDIVKKPWDNVEFNMETFALTLKNVQKNQSGDYVAKMRTSSTNQIVAHYRIFVQAPVEAPVLTALSKQSRGDDCNVTVTCRGHDLLLQSNCNNMTCFPQSMISSAVSSLTVSVKSGFIVCNHSNQVSWKNVTETLDLLCPPFEGNNVDTITVHCLLRKTLQHIINLRLQEIAVGYTAH; the protein is encoded by the exons ATGGCTGGCATCTGGAGGTGTACggctctctgtctgctcatgtTGCACACCGGCACAG TGCCCCATGGCCAGCTGGCTCTTTATGTCCAAGAGCAAGCTTCAGTTCAGTTTGTCATTCCCAAGCAAGAAAGACAATTTCTCATACTGGATTGGATACACAGAGCAGAGCATGTAGTTGTGTCTTACAACCACAAGCACAAAGATATTGTGAAGAAACCTTGGGACAATGTGGAATTTAACATGGAAACATTTGCTCTGACTCTGAAGAATGTACAGAAGAATCAAAGTGGAGACTATGTGGCCAAAATGCGTACTAGTTCCACAAATCAAATTGTTGCTCACTACAGAATATTTGTGCAag CTCCAGTCGAGGCTCCTGTTCTGACTGCCCTTTCTAAGCAGTCTAGGGGTGACGACTGTAACGTGACAGTGACCTGCAGAGGTCATGACCTCTTGCTCCAGTCAAACTGCAACAACATGACCTGTTTTCCACAGAGCATGATCTCTTCAGCAGTGTCCAGCCTCACTGTATCTGTTAAAAGTGGCTTTATTGTTTGCAACCACAGCAACCAAGTCAGCTGGAAGAATGTCACAGAAACGTTAGACCTGCTGTGTCCTCCTTTTGAAGGTAACAATGTGGACACAATTACAGTGCACTGTCTGTTAAGAAAAACGTTACAACATATCATCAATTTAAGACTACAGGAAATTGCAGTTGGCTACACTGCCCATTGA
- the LOC118241691 gene encoding uncharacterized protein LOC118241691, with protein MFILMILGLCAFTSSRALCAERSVCAPVGASVHMATQLPNSTDFTTFYWRFRSELNSSVNIVTYMQTYVDTVVSEVYGDRVEISKETFSLTLKKLRKTDSGIYTAEASGLKVTDITRYNLTVLDAVSPPASGSVCLLKTVLCTVTLILMLSAVITVHIRERLLNKDLRKMTNLKCSSTTSGNTQQHAVSPLDGASVCLLKTLLYSVMLILML; from the exons ATGTTTATTCTGATGATACTTGGACTATGTGCCTTTACTTCATCTAGAG CCCTGTGTGCTGAGCGGTCAGTGTGTGCTCCTGTAGGTGCCTCCGTCCACATGGCAACGCAGCTCCCCAATTCCACCGACTTTACCACCTTCTACTGGAGATTCCGTTCTGAGCTTAACTCATCAGTGAACATCGTGACATATATGCAAACGTACGTTGACACGGTAGTCTCAGAGGTGTATGGGGACAGAGTGGAGATCAGTAAGGAAACCTTCTCTCTGACACTGAAGAAACTGCGCAAGACAGACAGTGGCATCTACACAGCAGAGGCCAGTGGTCTGAAAGTTACAGACATCACTAGATACAACCTCACTGTCCTGG ATGCAGTGTCTCCGCCTGCTAGTGGGTCTGTGTGCCTGTTGAAGACAGTGTTGTGCACTGTAACACTGATCCTGATGTTGTCGGCAGTCATCACTGTCCACATCAGAGAGAGACTGCTCAATAAGGATCTTAGAAAAATGACCAatcttaaat GTAGCAGCACAACAAGCGGCAACACACAGCAGCATGCAGTGTCTCCCCTTGAtggtgcatctgtgtgtctgctgaagACATTGCTGTATTCTGTAATGCTGATCCTCATGTTGTAG